Part of the Intestinibacillus sp. Marseille-P6563 genome is shown below.
GCGCCGGAAATTGGTTGCCCTGCATTGGTACATGATGGAGCCGCAGTCGGCACAGAACATCATGCCGGAGAACATCCCCATTTCTCCCATCTTTGTAGGGCGGCGCCGCGATTGCCTTGCGAGCCTTGCTGCATCGGCAATCGCCTCCGTCCAGATAGCTTCGTGGGTATTCTCAAAAATCTTCCATTCGCTTTCTGGATTGTGCAAGGTCTTTTTACTCTTGTAGGATTTTTTACGGGTTTTGAAATTAACTGTGTGCCCCAGGTATTCACGCCAACGGTCCATGATGTCGGCAATCGTAGAAGAATCCCAAGCGTAAGGAGAACCTTTCTTTGTGACATTGGTTGTTCTGCCCTTGCTCGCATAGTAAGCAGCCGGAGTAAGAATTTTTCTTTCCGTCAGTTTTCTTGCAATCTGCGAGGGTCCCAATCCGTCCATGATATAGAGACCAATTTCATAAACTACCTGGGCGGCTTCTTCATCCTTCACCCATTGCTTTTTGTCATCAGACGATTTCATGTATCCATACGGAGGCAAAACAGTCAAATGTTCTCCTGCATTGCCTTTCACTTTCATAACGGCACGGATTTTTTTGCTGGTGTCTTTGGCGTACCATTCATTGATGATATTGCGGAAGGGCGTAAACTCGTTGTCACCCTGAGTGCTGTCCACACCATCATTCACCGCAATAAAGTGAATATCATGTTCGGGAAACATGATTTCCGTATACATGCCGACTTGCAGATAATCACGTCCGAAACGTGACATATCCTTGATGATGACCCTCTTGACAAGGCCAGCCTCAATGTCTGCAATCATCTGCTGAAAACCTGGGCGGTTGAAGGTCGTACCTGAGATGCCATCATCAACATAGAATTTGAAATTACTGTATCCATGCTCACGGGCATACTTTTCCAGGATTTTTTT
Proteins encoded:
- a CDS encoding recombinase family protein — encoded protein: MYYQSNTAAALQFPYTAMSSEELTALYCRLSRDDELQGDSNSIVNQKKILEKYAREHGYSNFKFYVDDGISGTTFNRPGFQQMIADIEAGLVKRVIIKDMSRFGRDYLQVGMYTEIMFPEHDIHFIAVNDGVDSTQGDNEFTPFRNIINEWYAKDTSKKIRAVMKVKGNAGEHLTVLPPYGYMKSSDDKKQWVKDEEAAQVVYEIGLYIMDGLGPSQIARKLTERKILTPAAYYASKGRTTNVTKKGSPYAWDSSTIADIMDRWREYLGHTVNFKTRKKSYKSKKTLHNPESEWKIFENTHEAIWTEAIADAARLARQSRRRPTKMGEMGMFSGMMFCADCGSIMYQCRATNFRRDQEYYLCSGYRKSRDVCGQTHSIRTVILEELVLQNLREIVSFASQRKDDFVKMVMDADMRQRNRGLAKRQKTLADAEKRIAELDTIFKRLYEDTISGKLSDERFQKLSADYEKEQHELQELAAVLRGEIEAEERKSANVERFLSVVERYTEIPELTPCILHEFVEKIVVHAASDPKGKNRTQEIDIYYKGIGALEVSKVTSSRQE